In Sphingomonas sp. LR60, the following are encoded in one genomic region:
- a CDS encoding TonB-dependent receptor encodes MTVHRAALWRLLVSVSLIASAQAGWAQQAEQDPAASDAPGDIVVTGIRRANATAIQSKRNATNIVDVVSATDVRALPDNTIVEALRRIPGLSVLPATDNEHPRDEAATPVLRGLGPSYNNVTIDGLTIASPGTPNGTLGSITRGVRLDILPSSMVSEIQVVKTFTADLDPNATGGAINLKTRSAFENGGKPFFTAEASLGHANDTGKPRDQSDPGYRLIATGSTTFGAAHQFGVTLSANYQQLSSFTETHMTTDTVHYSFYDNNGVLQSGNNLGNGYAVPQQDKYWYVMDKRDRYGLTAKFEARITDTLDAVATGGYYFFRDNMERNEIIIDPRNRGRVYNQTATSGSYPGGDVEVGYSNQITTTRTRVGQAGLNWRPADNQLVSLRTSVSNATYREPIFMVKYATNITRPAAVATNKTGSGVTINATPEYAFSYDTSGLDQRFPISASAYNNLANYSLLYWRPASDYVRAAGDRIFTSRLDYGINQGLDDRGVGVATGVSYTDDKPRFDIGRAEYQPNASAPALNMADVVGPSNAIMRYLGYNLFALDPAKARAQVEAAPRSAYNATDQTAFSNQDDFTHHEKLFGAYAIATYRSDRLNLQAGLRYDDTTQSTTGRQRQLDKASGTYVYVDKLTGSSYRYLLPSTVMTWHATELLDLRVGASQTLGHPPYDAYAARTSIGFVNPNDQGNPNATGVTVTIGAPDIRPRLSDNLDLAADLRITPFEGMISLAAFDKRIKNEIFTLTNIVPFTFDGTTYANAAVSTPANAAAARIRGLEGSVILNTLRPIAPFLSGFGLSANAALLDGRITVPYSPSATTRATRSLDRLVGQPGYTANVTAFYNAHGLELRAAWNRQGKALRTIISNIGWQDLYWSPRSQIDLSATYAVNDSISLIGQVGNVTHRRITSVTGPGQNLLKDSYSAPTTFWVGLRITPRF; translated from the coding sequence ATGACGGTTCATCGTGCCGCGCTGTGGCGGCTGCTCGTGTCGGTGTCGCTGATCGCCAGCGCGCAGGCCGGTTGGGCGCAACAGGCGGAGCAGGATCCTGCTGCGTCGGACGCGCCGGGCGACATCGTGGTCACCGGCATCCGCCGCGCCAATGCCACCGCGATCCAGAGCAAGCGCAACGCCACCAACATCGTCGACGTGGTCAGCGCCACCGACGTCCGCGCCCTGCCCGACAATACCATCGTCGAGGCGCTGCGCCGCATCCCCGGCCTGTCGGTGCTGCCCGCGACCGACAACGAGCATCCACGCGACGAGGCCGCGACGCCGGTGCTGCGTGGCCTTGGGCCGAGCTACAACAACGTCACGATCGACGGGCTGACGATCGCCTCGCCGGGCACGCCGAACGGCACCCTCGGTTCGATCACGCGCGGCGTGCGGCTCGACATCCTGCCGTCGTCGATGGTCAGCGAGATCCAGGTCGTGAAGACCTTCACGGCCGATCTCGATCCCAATGCCACCGGCGGCGCGATCAACCTGAAGACGCGCTCGGCGTTCGAGAATGGCGGCAAGCCGTTCTTCACCGCCGAGGCTTCGCTGGGCCATGCCAACGACACCGGCAAGCCCCGCGACCAGAGCGATCCCGGCTATCGCCTGATCGCGACCGGCAGCACCACGTTCGGGGCGGCGCATCAGTTCGGCGTGACGCTGTCGGCGAACTATCAGCAGCTGTCGAGCTTCACCGAAACCCATATGACGACCGACACGGTCCATTACAGCTTCTACGACAACAACGGCGTGCTCCAGAGCGGCAACAACCTGGGCAATGGCTATGCGGTGCCGCAGCAGGACAAATATTGGTACGTCATGGACAAGCGCGATCGTTATGGCCTGACCGCGAAGTTCGAGGCGCGGATCACCGATACGCTCGATGCCGTTGCGACCGGCGGCTATTACTTCTTCCGCGACAATATGGAGCGCAACGAGATCATCATCGATCCGCGCAACCGCGGTCGCGTCTACAACCAGACCGCGACCTCCGGCAGCTATCCGGGCGGCGATGTCGAAGTCGGTTATTCCAACCAGATCACGACGACGCGCACGCGCGTCGGTCAGGCAGGCCTGAACTGGCGCCCGGCCGACAACCAGCTCGTCAGCCTGCGGACCTCGGTGTCGAACGCGACCTATCGCGAACCGATCTTCATGGTGAAGTACGCCACCAACATCACTCGTCCGGCGGCGGTCGCCACGAACAAGACCGGCAGCGGCGTGACGATCAACGCGACGCCCGAATACGCCTTCAGCTACGACACGTCGGGTTTGGACCAGCGGTTCCCGATCAGCGCGTCGGCGTACAACAACCTCGCCAATTACAGCCTGCTCTACTGGCGGCCGGCAAGCGACTATGTGCGCGCGGCGGGTGACCGCATCTTCACCTCGCGGCTGGACTACGGCATCAATCAGGGGTTGGACGATCGCGGCGTCGGCGTCGCGACGGGTGTCAGCTACACCGACGACAAGCCGCGCTTCGACATCGGGCGGGCCGAATATCAACCCAATGCGAGTGCCCCGGCGCTGAACATGGCCGACGTGGTCGGGCCGTCGAACGCGATCATGCGGTATCTCGGCTACAACCTCTTCGCGCTCGACCCGGCCAAAGCGCGCGCGCAGGTCGAGGCCGCCCCGCGCAGCGCGTACAACGCCACCGACCAGACCGCCTTCAGCAACCAGGACGATTTCACGCACCACGAGAAGCTGTTCGGCGCCTATGCGATCGCGACCTATCGCAGCGACCGGCTCAACCTACAGGCGGGCCTCCGCTACGACGACACCACCCAATCGACGACCGGTCGCCAGCGGCAGCTCGACAAGGCGAGCGGCACGTACGTCTATGTCGACAAGCTGACCGGCTCTTCCTACCGCTACCTGCTGCCCTCGACGGTAATGACCTGGCACGCGACCGAGCTGCTCGATCTGCGCGTCGGGGCCAGCCAGACGCTGGGTCACCCGCCCTATGACGCTTATGCCGCGCGCACCTCGATCGGGTTCGTCAACCCGAACGATCAGGGCAACCCTAATGCGACCGGCGTCACGGTGACGATTGGCGCACCGGACATCCGCCCGCGCCTGTCCGACAATCTCGACCTCGCCGCTGACCTTCGCATCACGCCGTTCGAGGGGATGATCTCGCTCGCCGCCTTCGACAAGCGGATCAAGAACGAGATCTTCACGCTGACCAATATCGTGCCGTTCACGTTCGACGGCACCACCTATGCCAATGCCGCGGTCAGCACGCCTGCCAACGCCGCCGCTGCGCGCATTCGCGGACTGGAAGGGTCGGTGATCCTCAACACCTTGCGCCCGATCGCGCCGTTCCTGTCCGGCTTCGGCCTGTCGGCGAACGCCGCGCTGCTCGACGGACGGATCACCGTCCCCTATTCGCCAAGCGCCACCACCCGCGCGACCCGCTCGCTCGACCGGCTGGTGGGGCAGCCGGGCTATACCGCCAACGTCACCGCCTTCTACAATGCGCATGGACTGGAGTTGCGCGCCGCGTGGAACCGGCAGGGCAAGGCGTTGCGCACGATCATCAGCAACATCGGCTGGCAGGATCTCTACTGGTCGCCGCGCAGCCAGATCGACCTGTCGGCGACCTACGCGGTCAACGACAGCATCAGCCTGATCGGGCAGGTCGGCAACGTCACGCACCGCCGGATCACCAGCGTGACCGGGCCGGGGCAGAACCTGCTGAAGGACAGCTATTCGGCGCCGACCACCTTCTGGGTCGGCCTGCGCATCACGCCGCGCTTCTGA
- a CDS encoding methyl-accepting chemotaxis protein: MTLDQTITGASRVAGELGIRTLDLQADISELSMRVTAQARTIESVDAQTSRLTDDVENVADAAREASGATTGAHGLLASSHVQIDAAMGDVVDLIAQVSRIHDSLGAFTSALEEVGRVTATIDAIAKQTNLLALNATIEAARAGNAGRGFSVVAGEVKKLASETAAATSRINNSITALTTQADAMLGRVDTGVTKARSAHQGTHEVKALVAQLRGLMDGLERNSESVVRRIGSMLSAVVEVKTGLGQLSETSSDNAAGLHRLSKRLTTVSDDTNELLQLLAESDADTPDRPYIHFAIAAARQVSEGLAQAAASGTLDDATILGDAYQPVLGSDPPLFTHPAMATITSLARPQQEAARALPGFFGMSFTDRRCFGAVAMPERSLPQRPGERSWNTEYSRAGVFFHFPDTEEQVKITKPFCLKAYRRLASDGSVILLKQVIASINVNGKHWGILQLAYKDQG; the protein is encoded by the coding sequence TTGACGCTAGATCAGACAATTACCGGGGCTTCGCGGGTCGCGGGCGAACTGGGGATCAGGACGCTCGACCTGCAGGCGGACATCTCGGAGCTGTCGATGCGCGTCACCGCGCAGGCACGCACCATCGAGAGCGTCGATGCACAGACCAGTCGCCTGACCGACGACGTCGAGAACGTCGCCGATGCCGCGCGCGAGGCATCGGGCGCGACCACGGGGGCGCATGGGCTGCTCGCCAGCTCGCATGTTCAGATCGACGCCGCGATGGGTGACGTCGTCGATCTGATCGCGCAGGTCAGCCGCATTCACGACAGCCTCGGCGCATTCACCTCGGCGCTGGAAGAGGTCGGGCGCGTCACCGCGACGATCGACGCGATCGCCAAACAGACCAACCTGCTCGCGCTCAATGCGACGATCGAGGCCGCGCGCGCCGGCAATGCGGGGCGCGGCTTCTCCGTGGTCGCAGGCGAGGTCAAGAAGCTGGCGTCCGAAACCGCGGCGGCGACCTCGCGGATCAACAACTCGATCACGGCGCTGACCACGCAGGCCGATGCGATGCTCGGCCGCGTCGATACGGGCGTCACCAAGGCGCGCTCGGCGCATCAGGGCACGCATGAGGTCAAGGCATTGGTGGCGCAGTTGCGCGGGCTGATGGACGGGCTGGAACGCAACAGCGAAAGCGTGGTGCGGCGTATCGGTTCGATGCTGTCGGCGGTGGTCGAGGTGAAGACCGGGCTCGGGCAATTGTCCGAAACCTCCAGCGACAATGCCGCCGGGCTGCACCGCCTGTCGAAGCGGCTGACCACCGTCAGCGACGACACCAACGAATTGCTCCAGTTGCTCGCCGAAAGCGACGCCGACACGCCCGACCGCCCGTATATCCACTTCGCGATTGCCGCGGCGCGGCAGGTGTCGGAGGGGCTGGCGCAAGCGGCGGCGTCGGGAACACTCGACGACGCGACGATCCTCGGCGACGCCTACCAGCCGGTCTTGGGCAGCGATCCCCCACTCTTCACCCATCCGGCGATGGCGACGATCACGTCGCTTGCGCGGCCGCAGCAGGAGGCGGCGCGCGCCCTCCCCGGCTTCTTCGGGATGAGCTTCACCGACCGGCGCTGCTTCGGCGCCGTCGCGATGCCCGAACGGTCGCTGCCGCAGCGTCCCGGCGAGCGCAGCTGGAACACCGAATATTCGCGCGCGGGCGTCTTCTTCCACTTCCCCGATACCGAGGAGCAGGTGAAGATCACCAAGCCATTCTGCCTCAAGGCGTATCGCCGGCTCGCCTCTGACGGCAGCGTCATCCTGCTCAAACAGGTGATCGCGTCGATCAACGTCAACGGCAAGCATTGGGGCATTCTGCAGCTGGCGTACAAGGATCAGGGCTGA
- a CDS encoding radical SAM/SPASM domain-containing protein — protein sequence MVESSAERAIARAANVLAGKLPQIRQISRKSYVLRKNLTTRKILNLASLTYCFVRGKTDGTGVPFHMKVDVTPRCQLSCPVCFHGKLQKSERNKLPKAMDLQMFSQLVDQVRGRTHVMALYNLGEPLLNKSLIPMIKYAHAANINTYITSNFSLPLSDEFLADLLNSGLTSLIVAVDGISETTFGQQRIGGNWKSVSENLARLKTVKKPAGLQITLQYIVFDHNRHELAAVEGYCNDLGIDLVVFEGSTTPWLIQFKPREGWAPRSKKMLPRCAWPFFSALVGSDGNVYGCCNYRMDEVNDRNVDARSLGSVATESITDIYKGEQYREARRLVTDPAASGPSVGHFCHGCSVIQK from the coding sequence TTGGTCGAAAGTAGCGCCGAACGGGCGATCGCCAGAGCTGCGAACGTGCTGGCGGGAAAACTGCCGCAGATTCGCCAGATTTCGCGCAAGAGCTACGTCCTCCGGAAGAATCTAACGACGCGAAAGATCCTGAATCTGGCGTCGCTTACCTATTGCTTCGTCCGCGGCAAAACCGACGGCACCGGCGTGCCCTTTCACATGAAAGTGGATGTCACGCCGCGGTGTCAGCTGAGCTGCCCGGTATGCTTCCATGGCAAGCTGCAGAAATCCGAGCGGAACAAGCTGCCCAAAGCCATGGATCTGCAGATGTTCTCGCAACTTGTCGATCAAGTGCGCGGCCGGACGCATGTCATGGCCCTCTACAATCTCGGGGAGCCGTTGCTCAACAAGTCGCTTATCCCGATGATCAAATATGCTCATGCCGCTAATATCAACACGTACATCACTTCGAACTTCAGCCTTCCTCTTTCCGATGAGTTTCTGGCTGATCTTCTAAATTCGGGCCTGACCTCACTCATCGTCGCCGTCGATGGCATATCCGAGACGACATTCGGGCAGCAGCGGATTGGCGGCAATTGGAAGTCGGTCTCCGAAAACCTCGCGCGACTGAAGACCGTCAAGAAGCCCGCGGGCCTGCAAATCACCCTTCAGTACATCGTCTTCGACCACAACAGACATGAACTGGCCGCGGTGGAAGGATACTGCAACGATCTCGGGATCGATCTGGTCGTGTTCGAGGGCTCGACGACCCCCTGGCTGATCCAGTTCAAGCCACGCGAGGGGTGGGCGCCCCGGTCGAAGAAGATGTTGCCGCGCTGTGCATGGCCGTTCTTCTCCGCCCTCGTCGGGTCCGATGGCAACGTGTATGGTTGCTGCAATTATCGAATGGATGAGGTCAACGACAGGAACGTCGATGCGCGCTCGCTGGGCAGCGTTGCAACGGAGTCCATCACCGACATCTACAAGGGCGAGCAATATCGGGAGGCGCGGCGTCTCGTGACCGACCCCGCGGCGTCGGGGCCGAGCGTCGGCCACTTTTGCCATGGCTGTTCGGTCATTCAGAAATAA
- a CDS encoding glycerophosphodiester phosphodiesterase family protein has protein sequence MKMMAMAGACALAATMASGTAVAAPGGGVAAIQQRLADPDGGIVVVAHRGCHNPAPRHGMMGNVPENSRAALERCVAIGADMMETDVRRSADGTLVILHDATVDRTTDGSGAVDRLTWAQLSGLHLRDDEGGEKAALTDERMLTLDQILALAKGRIMLNLDVKANIYVEVAAAVRRAGMEKQIVIKTEVGPETPAMAAQAPFDRLLYMPIPLNPDRKADLAAIVTAQLTDARPIGIELPRMDAAQLPPVAAIARARRVRLWINTLWDGFVVGYGGDEQALRDPDAVWGRLYREGITILQTDEPEALLRYRATLR, from the coding sequence ATGAAGATGATGGCGATGGCCGGCGCATGCGCGCTGGCCGCAACGATGGCGTCCGGCACCGCGGTCGCGGCGCCCGGCGGCGGGGTGGCGGCGATCCAGCAACGGCTCGCCGATCCCGATGGCGGGATCGTGGTGGTCGCGCATCGCGGCTGCCACAACCCGGCACCGCGTCATGGCATGATGGGCAATGTGCCGGAAAACTCGCGCGCCGCGCTGGAGCGGTGTGTCGCGATCGGCGCGGACATGATGGAAACCGACGTGCGTCGCTCGGCGGACGGCACGTTGGTGATCCTTCACGACGCCACGGTCGACCGCACGACCGACGGCAGCGGCGCCGTCGACCGGCTGACCTGGGCACAGCTCTCGGGCCTGCATCTGCGCGACGACGAGGGCGGCGAGAAGGCCGCACTCACCGATGAGCGGATGCTGACCCTCGATCAGATCCTGGCGCTCGCCAAGGGTCGGATCATGCTCAATCTCGACGTGAAGGCGAACATCTATGTCGAGGTCGCCGCAGCGGTGCGGCGCGCAGGGATGGAAAAGCAGATCGTCATCAAGACCGAGGTGGGGCCGGAGACGCCGGCAATGGCGGCGCAGGCCCCCTTCGACCGCCTGCTCTACATGCCGATCCCGCTCAACCCCGACCGCAAGGCCGATCTCGCCGCGATCGTCACGGCGCAACTCACCGACGCCCGCCCGATCGGGATCGAACTGCCGCGGATGGATGCAGCGCAGCTGCCGCCGGTGGCCGCAATCGCCCGCGCGCGCCGGGTGCGATTGTGGATCAACACTCTCTGGGACGGATTCGTCGTCGGGTACGGCGGCGACGAACAGGCGTTGCGTGATCCCGATGCGGTGTGGGGTCGGCTCTATCGCGAGGGTATCACCATCCTCCAGACCGACGAACCCGAAGCACTGCTCCGCTATCGCGCGACCCTGCGCTGA